A stretch of Astyanax mexicanus isolate ESR-SI-001 chromosome 21, AstMex3_surface, whole genome shotgun sequence DNA encodes these proteins:
- the LOC103044914 gene encoding B-cell receptor CD22-like, whose amino-acid sequence MLTLVLRAYGTEWSVTYDQQEICAVKGSTVSMTGRFQHPEGLKVTETFWIRDSFNILNWTDLRTASDYSGRVEYSVNEQNHVSFKLSSVMKRDEQEYCLRIITNEEKQRYLGRPGVTLCVTDLHVESPGEVTEGESAVLTCKTTCSLTDPTFIWYKDGRPLTTEMIQKNQQLHLQTVSSEDAGSYSCAVRGSEHLPSTAQTLRVRHPPKNISVSISPSGGIVEGSSVTLTCSSDGYPPVEIYTWFKGSSSVGTGGTYSIPNISSEDSGEYTCQSRNELGERRSTAVSLNVLYPPRNVSVSNSSSGEMVNLTCSSDANPPVEIYTWFKEGGDSPVGSGQSYVPLQSGSYYCQAQNQHGAQRSAAVSVVSDILKNYYQSLILYIAVGAGGVCGLAITFITVFFCMRSRRKRQAGNVDEQIYANVMRETRPPHNDDNNDDNDDDDDDDILDYENVPDSRKQH is encoded by the exons atgctaactttagttctgA GAGCTTATGGAACAGAGTGGAGTGTAACTTACGACCAGCAGGAAATATGTGCTGTAAAAGGATCTACAGTTTCCATGACTGGACGTTTTCAACACCCAGAAGGTCTAAAAGTGACTGAGACGTTTTGGATCAGAGATTCCTTTAACATTTTGAATTGGACTGATCTGCGAACAGCGTCTGATTACTCCGGCAGGGTTGAGTATTCAGTTAATGAACAGAATCACGTCTCCTTCAAACTGAGTAGCGTAATGAAGAGGGACGAACAGGAGTACTGCCTCAGGATTATCACAAACGAAGAAAAGCAAAGATATCTGGGACGACCTGGAGTAACGCTCTGTGTTACAG aTCTTCATGTAGAATCTCCTGGAGAAGTAACAGAAGGAGAATCAGCAGTTCTGACGTGTAAAAccacctgcagtctgactgatccaacattcatctggtacaaagatggacgtcctttaaccacagagatgatccagaagaatcagcagctccacctgcagacagtcagcagtgaggatgcaggcagttatagctgtgctgtaagaggatctgaacatctcccctctactgctcaaactctcagagtcagac atcctccaaagaacatctcagtgtccatcagtccctctggtggaatagtggagggaagttcagtgactctgacctgcagcagtgatggatacccacctgtggagatctacacctggtttaaaggaTCATCATCAGTAGGAACAGGAGGAACCTACAGCATTCCCAACATCAGCTCTGAGGACAGTGGAGAATACACATGCCAGAGTCGTAATGAACTCGGAGAGAGAAGATCCACTGCTGTCTCTTTAAATGTTCTGT ATCCTCCAAGGAACGTCTCAGTGTCCAACAGTTCCTCTGGTGAAATGGTAAATCTGACCTGTAGCAGTGATGCTAACCCACCTGTGGAgatctacacctggtttaaagaaggtggagactcacctgtaggatctggacagAGTTATGTTCCTCTACAGAGTGGATCCTACTACTGCCAGGCTCAGAACCAACATGGAGCTCAGAGATCAGCTGCTGTTTCAGTGGTTTCTGACATTCTGAAGAATTact ATCAATCGTTGATTCTATACATAGCTGTTGGAGCTGGTGGAGTTTGTGGGCTTGCAATCACATTTATCACTGTGTTTTTCTGCATGAG GAGCAGGAGAAAGAGGCAGGCTGGAAACGTGGATGAACAAATCTATGCG